In Devosia beringensis, a single window of DNA contains:
- a CDS encoding PRC-barrel domain-containing protein has protein sequence MDHSSHIRLSPEELTPAALEGATIYGADDHKVGHVSHIHGTGISSRIIIDVGGFLGLGAKPVAVPANELEFMRDADGDVHAVTTWTKDQLEQMPEHHH, from the coding sequence ATGGACCACAGCAGCCACATTCGCCTGTCGCCCGAAGAGCTGACGCCAGCTGCGCTGGAAGGCGCCACGATCTATGGCGCTGACGATCACAAGGTCGGCCACGTGTCCCACATACACGGCACCGGCATTTCCAGCCGCATCATCATCGATGTCGGTGGTTTCCTCGGCCTGGGCGCGAAGCCGGTCGCCGTTCCCGCCAATGAGCTCGAATTCATGCGCGACGCCGATGGCGACGTCCATGCCGTCACGACCTGGACCAAGGACCAGCTTGAGCAGATGCCCGAGCATCACCACTGA
- a CDS encoding SAM-dependent methyltransferase, producing the protein MTKTAIDNSNTGVTPWTSVVSWAVDRIGVWLVGKPQHGSVTVIFPNGRTRTIGNPATGEHAVLRLNNFRVLSEAMQRGTVGFAAAYMNGDIEVDDLTALLRFFLQNRDMFEQANPGFFRRAAGDLHYHLSRRNTLEGSKKNIAEHYDLGNDFYGQWLDPSMTYSSALFTSGDQSLEEAQNIKYRRVADLAGITPGSSVLEIGCGWGGFAETVARDYQANLRGITLSAEQLKYGKERLAKQGLDEYATLVFEDYRHTEGQFDHIGSIEMIEAVGEDNWDSYFQTVHDRLKPGGTAAIQAITINEADFDGYRSGPDFIQRYIFPGGMLLTKTVMKEFGEKYGLVLENVDTFRLSYAKTLKLWRERFLERWPVIAPLGYDDEFRRKWIYYLSYCEAGFAEGSIDVGIYQYRRPV; encoded by the coding sequence ATGACTAAAACAGCAATCGACAACAGCAATACCGGCGTTACGCCGTGGACGAGTGTGGTCTCCTGGGCGGTTGATCGCATCGGCGTCTGGCTGGTGGGCAAGCCGCAGCACGGATCGGTGACGGTGATTTTCCCCAATGGTCGCACCCGCACCATCGGCAATCCGGCGACCGGCGAACACGCCGTGCTGCGCCTCAACAATTTCCGGGTGCTCAGCGAAGCCATGCAGCGCGGTACGGTCGGCTTTGCCGCGGCCTATATGAACGGCGATATCGAGGTCGACGACCTCACCGCCTTGTTGCGCTTCTTCCTGCAGAACCGCGACATGTTCGAGCAGGCCAATCCGGGCTTCTTCCGCCGCGCCGCCGGCGATCTGCACTACCATCTGTCGCGCCGCAACACGCTCGAGGGCTCCAAGAAGAACATTGCCGAGCACTATGACCTGGGCAATGATTTCTACGGGCAGTGGCTCGACCCCTCCATGACCTATTCCTCGGCGCTGTTCACCTCGGGCGATCAGAGCCTCGAGGAAGCCCAGAACATCAAGTACCGCCGCGTCGCCGACCTTGCCGGCATCACCCCGGGTTCCTCGGTGCTCGAGATCGGCTGCGGCTGGGGCGGCTTTGCCGAGACGGTAGCGCGCGACTACCAGGCCAATCTGCGCGGCATCACCCTGTCGGCCGAGCAGCTCAAATATGGCAAGGAGCGCCTCGCCAAGCAGGGACTCGATGAATATGCCACCCTGGTATTTGAGGACTATCGCCATACCGAGGGTCAGTTCGACCATATCGGCTCGATCGAGATGATCGAGGCCGTGGGCGAAGACAATTGGGACAGCTATTTCCAGACCGTGCATGACCGGCTCAAGCCGGGCGGCACCGCCGCCATCCAGGCCATCACCATCAACGAGGCCGATTTTGACGGCTATCGCAGCGGCCCCGACTTCATCCAGCGCTACATCTTCCCCGGCGGCATGCTGCTGACCAAGACGGTGATGAAGGAATTCGGCGAAAAATACGGCCTGGTACTGGAAAATGTCGACACGTTCCGGCTGTCCTACGCCAAGACGCTCAAGCTGTGGCGCGAGCGTTTCCTCGAGCGCTGGCCGGTCATCGCCCCGCTTGGCTATGACGACGAGTTCCGCCGCAAGTGGATCTACTATCTCAGCTATTGCGAGGCCGGCTTTGCCGAAGGCTCGATCGACGTCGGCATCTACCAGTATCGCCGCCCGGTCTGA
- a CDS encoding SDR family NAD(P)-dependent oxidoreductase has translation MSLQPGVAWIIGGGSGIGAAVAQLLAKRGWTVAISGRREDKLAAVAQGHPTISGYPLDVTDGEAIAATVQKIAAELGRIDLFIFGAAAWQPMDVGDYDYDKFAKIVDTNYLGVLRVANPLLAQMDRQGGGHFSVIASVAGYFGLPRSAAYSSTKAGLINLLETMRTELAPRNITVRMIVPGFVKSELTDKNDFPMPFLMETADAAVRIVDGLTQSDRFEIAFPKRMVWLMKTVRWLPYPVFFWLTSKMLPKD, from the coding sequence ATGAGCCTGCAACCGGGCGTGGCCTGGATCATCGGCGGGGGATCGGGGATCGGCGCCGCCGTGGCCCAGCTGCTGGCCAAACGGGGCTGGACGGTGGCGATTTCGGGTCGCCGCGAGGACAAGCTAGCTGCCGTTGCGCAAGGCCACCCCACGATCAGTGGTTATCCGCTGGATGTGACGGATGGCGAGGCCATCGCGGCGACCGTGCAGAAAATCGCCGCCGAACTGGGCCGGATCGACCTGTTCATCTTCGGCGCTGCCGCCTGGCAGCCGATGGATGTCGGCGATTATGACTATGACAAATTCGCCAAGATCGTCGACACCAATTATCTCGGCGTGCTGCGCGTGGCCAATCCACTGCTGGCGCAGATGGATCGCCAGGGTGGCGGGCACTTTTCGGTTATCGCGTCGGTAGCCGGCTATTTCGGCCTGCCGCGCTCGGCCGCCTATTCCTCGACCAAGGCCGGTCTGATCAACCTGCTTGAGACAATGCGTACCGAACTGGCGCCCCGCAATATCACCGTACGGATGATCGTGCCGGGTTTCGTCAAATCCGAGCTGACCGACAAGAATGACTTCCCCATGCCCTTCCTGATGGAAACGGCCGACGCGGCGGTGCGGATCGTCGATGGGCTGACGCAGTCGGACCGGTTCGAGATCGCCTTTCCCAAGCGCATGGTCTGGCTGATGAAGACGGTGCGCTGGCTGCCATACCCGGTCTTCTTCTGGCTGACCAGCAAGATGCTGCCCAAGGATTGA
- a CDS encoding YcbK family protein yields the protein MFPALRSLAAIVACTVSLAACVPMAMFASSSGASYANKRSDWGTYVSSRDVNALCLSPKLRFLVWEFEGHFGRKVIMNSGYRDGNHNAQAGGADNSYHTRCMAADFYIPGVDKRDLILFAMRTEAVGGLGCYPGRDFIHVDVRDRPRGYNRPVTFSGC from the coding sequence ATGTTCCCCGCCTTGCGTTCCCTTGCCGCCATCGTCGCCTGTACCGTGAGCCTGGCCGCCTGTGTGCCGATGGCCATGTTTGCCAGCTCGAGTGGCGCCAGCTATGCCAACAAGCGCAGCGACTGGGGCACCTATGTATCCAGCCGCGACGTCAATGCCCTGTGCCTGAGCCCCAAGCTGCGCTTCCTGGTATGGGAGTTCGAGGGCCATTTCGGGCGCAAGGTGATCATGAATTCGGGCTATCGCGACGGCAACCACAATGCCCAGGCCGGCGGCGCCGACAATTCATATCATACGCGCTGCATGGCCGCCGACTTCTACATCCCGGGCGTCGACAAGCGCGACCTGATCCTGTTTGCCATGCGCACCGAGGCGGTAGGTGGATTGGGCTGTTATCCGGGTCGGGACTTCATTCATGTGGACGTGCGCGACCGTCCGCGCGGCTACAACCGGCCCGTGACTTTCTCGGGCTGTTAA
- a CDS encoding DUF1365 domain-containing protein, with protein sequence MTVTTDMLGAIYAGDVVHKRARPKRHALRYRVFSMLVDLDQLEALDRSLRFFSLDRFNLVSLVTRDFGPRDGSSIAAFIRGKAAAAGAGEIARIRMLAYPRLLGFAFNPITVYFCDDAEGVTRFLAYEVSNTFGEHHFYEATVAGHGEELHHEARKAFYVSPFNTLEGSYRFSVRAPDEQVFVGITLSTGEGGILTAYFEGKRRPLTDKILLKLLLAYPFMTAKVVLGIHWEALLLLLKGMPLTLKLRRHLKRGHQA encoded by the coding sequence GTGACCGTTACGACGGACATGCTCGGCGCCATCTATGCCGGTGACGTAGTGCACAAGCGGGCCCGGCCGAAACGCCATGCCCTGCGCTATCGCGTGTTTTCCATGCTGGTCGATCTCGACCAGCTCGAGGCGCTCGACAGGAGCCTGCGGTTCTTCTCGCTCGACCGTTTCAACCTGGTCTCGCTGGTCACCCGCGACTTCGGCCCGCGCGACGGCTCCAGCATCGCCGCCTTCATTCGCGGCAAGGCGGCTGCGGCCGGTGCAGGCGAGATCGCCCGCATCCGCATGCTGGCCTATCCGCGCCTTCTAGGCTTTGCCTTCAATCCCATCACCGTCTATTTCTGCGACGACGCCGAAGGGGTGACGCGGTTCCTGGCCTATGAGGTCAGCAATACCTTTGGCGAGCACCATTTCTACGAGGCCACCGTGGCCGGCCACGGAGAGGAGCTGCATCACGAGGCCCGCAAGGCCTTCTATGTGTCGCCCTTCAACACGCTCGAGGGCAGCTACCGCTTTTCTGTCCGTGCACCGGACGAACAGGTCTTTGTCGGCATTACCCTGTCGACCGGGGAGGGGGGGATACTGACTGCCTATTTCGAGGGTAAGCGACGACCGCTGACCGACAAAATCCTCTTGAAACTGCTGCTTGCATATCCATTTATGACCGCTAAAGTGGTGCTGGGCATACATTGGGAGGCCCTGCTGCTTCTGCTGAAAGGCATGCCGCTGACATTGAAACTGCGGCGCCACCTCAAGCGTGGACACCAAGCTTAG
- a CDS encoding ArsR/SmtB family transcription factor, which translates to MPPIAILVALADPTRCRLIELLQGGPQPVHVLAAAFRISRPAISRHLRVLKQSGLISEKKFGRENRYALHPGKLAPVQRWLAGLLPAARITEAPAVVIPAVEQPLPKARRIPKPAATPVILVPALAAEAAAPAPAKPAVSQMGFDF; encoded by the coding sequence ATGCCCCCGATCGCCATTCTTGTCGCCCTCGCCGATCCGACTCGCTGCCGCCTGATCGAGCTGCTGCAGGGCGGCCCGCAGCCCGTACACGTGCTGGCGGCTGCGTTCCGGATCAGCCGCCCCGCCATCTCGCGGCACCTGCGGGTGCTCAAGCAGTCCGGGCTGATCAGCGAGAAGAAGTTCGGCCGGGAAAACCGCTATGCCTTGCACCCCGGCAAGCTGGCGCCGGTGCAGCGCTGGCTGGCCGGCCTGCTGCCTGCCGCCAGGATCACCGAGGCGCCGGCCGTTGTCATCCCGGCCGTCGAGCAGCCACTGCCCAAGGCCAGGCGCATACCCAAACCGGCCGCCACGCCCGTCATTCTGGTCCCGGCCCTTGCAGCCGAAGCCGCGGCACCGGCGCCGGCCAAGCCTGCCGTCTCGCAGATGGGTTTTGATTTCTAG
- a CDS encoding cold-shock protein, translated as MGADSGGNGDEPLGLSQEDGAVTHADPLGNSGESGLDTIEIAGSIKWFDAGKGFGFIVPDNGMPDVLLHVTCLRRDGYQSAHEGARIVVEALNRPGGLQAFRIVSMDESTARHPAQMAAPRTHVVVEPTSGMVRLEVKWFNRIRGFGFLSAGEGTPDIFVHMETLRRFGITELRPGQFVLVRYGNGPKGLMVAEIRPDGWGDAPSSH; from the coding sequence ATGGGGGCCGATTCTGGTGGCAATGGTGACGAGCCCTTGGGCTTGTCGCAGGAGGATGGTGCGGTGACGCATGCCGATCCTTTGGGCAATTCCGGCGAGTCCGGGCTCGACACCATCGAGATTGCCGGATCCATCAAGTGGTTCGACGCCGGCAAGGGTTTCGGCTTCATCGTGCCCGACAACGGCATGCCCGATGTCCTGCTGCACGTGACCTGCCTGCGCCGCGACGGTTACCAGAGCGCCCATGAGGGTGCCCGCATCGTTGTCGAGGCACTCAACCGGCCCGGCGGGCTGCAGGCCTTCCGTATCGTTTCAATGGATGAATCCACCGCCCGGCACCCGGCCCAGATGGCCGCGCCGCGCACCCATGTCGTGGTCGAGCCGACTTCCGGCATGGTGCGTCTCGAGGTCAAGTGGTTCAACCGCATCCGCGGTTTCGGCTTTCTCTCGGCCGGTGAGGGTACGCCCGACATTTTTGTGCATATGGAAACCCTGCGCCGCTTCGGCATCACCGAATTGCGGCCCGGTCAGTTCGTGCTGGTTCGGTACGGCAACGGCCCTAAGGGCCTTATGGTCGCCGAAATTCGGCCCGATGGTTGGGGCGACGCTCCTTCCTCGCACTAG
- a CDS encoding DUF192 domain-containing protein: protein MMIAQGFAPAVRRAGVLLAVLMVAAPLAACSDEGKLVLHTATGEHAFNVELVDTPESRAKGLMFREELADDAGMLFDFKQEREVSFWMSNTLIPLDMIFVGADGVVKTIHVNARPQDLTSIPSQVPVQFVLEIPGGRSEELGLQPGDTMEHERVGAPVD, encoded by the coding sequence ATGATGATTGCCCAAGGCTTCGCGCCGGCCGTACGGCGTGCCGGTGTGCTTCTGGCCGTGCTCATGGTGGCTGCTCCGCTCGCCGCCTGCAGCGACGAGGGCAAGCTGGTGCTGCATACCGCCACCGGCGAGCACGCCTTCAATGTCGAACTTGTCGACACGCCGGAAAGCCGCGCCAAGGGGCTGATGTTCCGCGAGGAACTGGCTGACGACGCCGGCATGCTGTTTGATTTCAAGCAAGAGCGTGAGGTGTCGTTCTGGATGAGCAATACCCTGATCCCGCTCGACATGATCTTTGTCGGCGCCGACGGGGTGGTCAAGACCATCCATGTCAATGCCCGGCCGCAGGACCTGACCTCCATTCCCTCGCAGGTACCGGTGCAGTTCGTGCTCGAAATTCCCGGTGGCCGCTCCGAAGAGCTGGGCCTGCAGCCGGGCGATACGATGGAACATGAGCGGGTCGGCGCGCCGGTCGACTAG
- a CDS encoding sigma-70 family RNA polymerase sigma factor, whose translation MDDPTSLLLRVAESRDKAALAALFTYFAPRVKSMMLKLGAGDALAEDLVQETFVSVWRKAALYSSQRGAASTWIFTIARNLRIDQLRRQSNKPYEDLESLELASDAPLGSALVEQRQVIDRVTLALKNLPAEQQDVVRLSFIHDMPHAQIAESLGVPLGTVKSRLRLAYGRLRPLLEDLQ comes from the coding sequence ATGGATGATCCAACAAGTCTGTTGCTGCGCGTCGCCGAAAGCCGCGACAAGGCCGCCCTTGCGGCGCTCTTCACCTATTTCGCGCCGCGTGTGAAATCGATGATGCTCAAGCTGGGCGCAGGCGATGCGCTGGCCGAGGATCTGGTGCAGGAGACCTTTGTGTCGGTGTGGCGCAAGGCAGCGCTCTATTCCAGCCAGCGCGGCGCGGCCAGCACCTGGATCTTCACCATTGCCCGCAACCTTCGGATCGACCAGCTGCGCCGGCAATCAAACAAGCCCTATGAGGATCTCGAATCGCTGGAGCTCGCCAGTGACGCGCCGCTGGGCAGTGCCCTGGTCGAGCAGCGCCAGGTGATCGACCGCGTCACTCTGGCGCTCAAGAACCTGCCCGCCGAACAACAGGACGTCGTGCGCCTGAGTTTCATCCACGACATGCCGCATGCCCAGATTGCCGAAAGCCTCGGCGTTCCCCTGGGCACCGTGAAATCGCGACTTCGCCTCGCCTATGGACGGCTCCGGCCCCTGCTGGAGGATCTGCAATGA
- a CDS encoding ChrR family anti-sigma-E factor: MNVNHHPDITTLMAFSAGTLEDPYATVIATHLAMSEGGRETLRHINTIGGALLTDEPEADLANGALDRLLDALGEDGDTIAVVPHDARPAAGDVPLPLQRHLPHGLGGVRWKWTGPGVATADLAWGQDGRSRLMLLRVAAGRPVPEHGHGGQELTLILSGAYRDRFGVFAKGDIADHDEEVEHQPIAEPGEDCICLVAVDARLTFRGRLMRALQPLFGL, from the coding sequence ATGAATGTGAACCACCACCCCGATATTACCACCCTGATGGCGTTCAGCGCCGGAACGCTCGAAGACCCCTATGCGACCGTGATTGCGACGCATCTGGCGATGTCGGAAGGCGGCAGGGAGACGCTGCGCCACATCAACACCATTGGTGGCGCCCTGCTGACGGACGAACCGGAGGCTGACTTGGCCAATGGCGCGCTCGACCGCCTGCTGGATGCGCTGGGCGAGGACGGCGACACGATCGCTGTCGTGCCACATGATGCCCGTCCGGCCGCCGGTGACGTGCCCCTGCCCCTGCAGCGCCATCTGCCGCATGGGCTGGGTGGCGTGCGCTGGAAGTGGACCGGGCCCGGCGTGGCCACGGCTGACCTGGCCTGGGGCCAGGACGGCCGCTCGCGGCTGATGCTGCTGCGCGTGGCGGCCGGCCGGCCGGTACCCGAGCACGGCCATGGCGGCCAGGAACTCACGCTCATCCTCTCGGGCGCCTATCGCGACCGCTTTGGCGTTTTCGCCAAGGGCGACATTGCCGACCATGACGAGGAGGTGGAGCACCAGCCCATCGCCGAGCCTGGCGAGGACTGCATATGCCTGGTGGCCGTTGACGCGCGCCTGACCTTCCGCGGTCGGCTGATGCGCGCACTGCAGCCGCTGTTCGGGCTATGA
- a CDS encoding tyrosine-type recombinase/integrase, which produces MRTRLPPNVTREKTRHGAWVFYYRVGKGSRVRLPAYGTPEFDPAYQAALRGQPVSHIRGAAAVHQGTLRWLVIEYKKSSHFRNEIGAETQKRRDSIFAGMVDKSGAVQISRITAQKIIDGRESRAATGRGHAANAYMKAIKPMFAYAKARGWIETDPCRDVDFVKTRIIGHRPWGIEDVQRFEERHPLGTMANLAMRILLFTGLRRSDAVTLGHQHIRNGIVRFRPSKTVNSSGVFVTFTALPPLLEAIEATQTGDLTLLVTERGTAFESSNSFGNWFRDRCEEAGVPSRAHGLRKTGPTLAAQAGASASELMAMWGWSTLAQAEHYTRSASKEVLGGSAASKLMAGYQTENAISRISDGSAVTARKEQ; this is translated from the coding sequence ATGCGCACCAGGCTTCCCCCCAATGTCACTCGCGAAAAGACCCGGCACGGTGCCTGGGTGTTTTACTATCGCGTCGGCAAAGGGTCGCGGGTGCGCCTGCCCGCCTATGGCACGCCGGAGTTCGACCCGGCCTATCAGGCCGCGCTTCGTGGCCAGCCGGTCTCTCACATCCGTGGCGCCGCCGCCGTGCACCAGGGCACGCTGCGCTGGCTGGTGATCGAGTACAAGAAATCGAGCCACTTCCGTAACGAGATCGGCGCCGAGACGCAGAAGCGCCGCGACTCGATCTTTGCCGGCATGGTGGACAAGTCCGGCGCCGTGCAAATCAGCCGCATCACCGCTCAAAAGATCATTGATGGCCGCGAAAGCCGCGCCGCCACCGGCCGGGGCCACGCCGCCAATGCCTACATGAAGGCCATCAAGCCCATGTTCGCCTATGCCAAGGCCCGCGGCTGGATCGAAACCGATCCGTGCCGCGATGTGGATTTCGTCAAGACGCGGATCATCGGGCACCGGCCGTGGGGCATTGAAGATGTGCAGCGCTTCGAGGAACGCCACCCGCTGGGGACCATGGCCAACCTCGCAATGCGCATCCTGCTGTTCACCGGCCTGCGCCGCTCCGATGCGGTGACCCTCGGCCACCAGCATATCCGCAACGGCATTGTCCGGTTCCGGCCGAGCAAGACGGTCAACAGTTCGGGCGTGTTCGTGACCTTCACCGCACTGCCGCCGCTGCTCGAGGCTATCGAAGCCACCCAGACGGGAGACCTGACGCTGCTGGTCACCGAGCGCGGCACGGCCTTCGAGAGCAGCAACAGTTTCGGCAACTGGTTTCGCGATCGTTGTGAGGAAGCCGGCGTGCCCTCGCGCGCCCATGGCCTGCGCAAGACGGGGCCGACGCTGGCCGCCCAAGCTGGCGCCAGCGCCAGCGAGCTGATGGCGATGTGGGGATGGTCGACGCTCGCCCAGGCCGAGCATTATACCCGCTCTGCCAGCAAGGAAGTCTTGGGCGGATCGGCGGCATCAAAGCTGATGGCGGGGTACCAAACCGAGAACGCAATTTCTCGTATCTCGGACGGGAGTGCAGTGACAGCCCGAAAAGAACAGTAA
- a CDS encoding VOC family protein — protein MRYLHTMVRITNVEDSLRFYCNGLGLEEVRRIDNEKGRFTLIFLAAPGDEGGQVELTYNWDPEVYAGGRNFGHLAYRVKDIYALCQHLSDMGVIINRPPRDGHMAFVRSPDGISIELIQEGDLAPQEPWLSMPNTGSW, from the coding sequence ATGCGCTATTTGCACACGATGGTTCGCATCACCAATGTCGAAGACAGCTTGCGCTTCTACTGCAACGGCCTGGGCCTGGAGGAAGTGCGGCGCATCGACAATGAAAAGGGCCGCTTTACGCTGATTTTCCTGGCGGCACCGGGCGACGAGGGCGGCCAGGTCGAGCTGACCTATAACTGGGATCCGGAAGTCTATGCCGGCGGTCGCAATTTTGGCCACCTGGCCTATCGGGTCAAGGACATCTATGCGCTGTGCCAGCACCTGAGCGACATGGGCGTGATCATCAATCGCCCGCCGCGTGACGGCCACATGGCCTTTGTGCGCTCGCCGGACGGGATTTCGATCGAGCTGATCCAGGAAGGCGACCTGGCGCCGCAGGAGCCGTGGCTGTCGATGCCCAATACCGGCAGCTGGTAA
- a CDS encoding NAD(P)/FAD-dependent oxidoreductase: MTASRIAVIGSGISGLSAAWLLSKSQDVTVFERQSRLGGHANTFMATTPEGQVAVDTGFIVYNEQNYPNLTAFFAHLGVPTAASWMSFAVSIGEGQREYSGEYLNGLFGQRRNIIRPQHWRLVSDIMRFFRKAEQQIATCSDDLSIGQFLERFGYSKIFIQDHILPISAAIWSTPSQGMLDFPARTFIEFFANHSLLQVNNRPLWRTVQGGSGQYVQRLAAQSTFATELGAEIASVRRDAHGADLVFADGSRRHFDQVVFACHADEALALLAEPTEAERRVLGAFRFNNNHAVLHTDASFMPRRKHLWSSWNYLRAAKGESALSLTYWMNSLQPLATKTNLFVTLNPHRDFAPGTVQYEVDYAHPLFDAAAITAQKDLWQVQGVQGTWFAGAWMGYGFHEDGLQAGLEVAERIGPVQRPWQVGQQRDRIAHNWTAGDQSLRAAE; this comes from the coding sequence ATGACCGCTAGCCGCATCGCCGTTATCGGATCGGGAATCTCAGGCCTTTCAGCCGCTTGGCTGCTCTCCAAGTCCCAGGATGTCACCGTTTTCGAGCGCCAGTCGCGGCTGGGCGGCCATGCCAATACCTTCATGGCCACCACCCCCGAGGGCCAGGTCGCCGTCGATACCGGCTTCATTGTCTATAACGAGCAGAACTACCCTAATCTGACCGCCTTCTTTGCCCATCTCGGCGTGCCCACGGCGGCCTCCTGGATGAGCTTTGCCGTCTCCATCGGCGAGGGCCAGCGTGAATATTCCGGAGAGTATCTCAATGGCCTGTTCGGCCAGCGCCGCAACATCATCCGCCCGCAGCACTGGCGCCTGGTCAGCGACATCATGCGCTTCTTCCGCAAGGCCGAGCAGCAGATCGCCACCTGCAGCGATGATCTCTCGATCGGCCAGTTCCTCGAACGCTTCGGCTATTCCAAGATCTTCATCCAGGATCACATCCTGCCCATTTCCGCCGCCATCTGGTCGACGCCGTCCCAAGGCATGCTCGACTTTCCGGCGCGCACCTTCATCGAATTCTTCGCCAATCACTCGCTGCTGCAGGTCAACAACCGCCCGCTCTGGCGCACTGTCCAGGGCGGCAGCGGCCAATATGTGCAGCGCCTGGCCGCGCAGAGCACATTTGCCACCGAGCTGGGTGCCGAAATCGCCTCGGTCCGCCGTGACGCCCACGGCGCCGATCTGGTCTTTGCCGACGGCAGCCGCCGCCATTTCGACCAGGTCGTCTTTGCCTGCCATGCCGATGAGGCGCTGGCTTTGCTGGCCGAGCCAACCGAGGCCGAGCGCCGCGTGCTGGGCGCCTTCCGCTTCAACAATAATCACGCCGTGCTGCATACCGACGCCAGCTTCATGCCGCGCCGCAAGCATCTTTGGTCATCCTGGAACTATCTGCGCGCCGCCAAGGGCGAGAGCGCGCTCAGTCTGACCTACTGGATGAACAGCCTGCAGCCGCTGGCCACCAAGACCAATCTCTTCGTCACGCTCAATCCGCATCGGGACTTCGCGCCGGGCACGGTGCAATACGAGGTCGATTACGCCCATCCCCTGTTCGACGCCGCCGCCATCACGGCGCAGAAGGACCTCTGGCAGGTCCAGGGCGTGCAGGGGACCTGGTTTGCCGGTGCCTGGATGGGCTACGGCTTCCACGAGGACGGCCTGCAGGCGGGGCTCGAAGTGGCCGAGCGCATCGGCCCTGTGCAGCGCCCCTGGCAGGTCGGCCAGCAGCGCGACCGCATCGCCCATAACTGGACTGCCGGCGACCAGAGCCTGCGGGCGGCGGAGTGA
- the trhA gene encoding PAQR family membrane homeostasis protein TrhA, with product MEKSQAAYSWWSRAHRPYTTAELIADGIVHVLGLIGAGVAGAVLLAFAIMEAAPELPALSIYVTSLIVVLGVSLAYNQWPVSPIKMWLARLDQAAIFLFIAGTYTPFLAVLGGTTTGALMTTFVWGASLVGVALKLIVPEHFGRLAIALYLAIGWSGILVFQSLAQTLPHSTMMLVLAGGVTYSLGIIFHLWEKLKFQNALWHVFVVAGASLHLWAVIDFMVIHRV from the coding sequence ATGGAAAAATCTCAGGCGGCATATTCGTGGTGGAGCCGGGCACACCGCCCCTACACCACGGCTGAGCTGATTGCCGACGGCATTGTGCATGTGCTGGGTCTTATCGGCGCCGGGGTTGCCGGTGCAGTTTTGCTGGCCTTTGCCATCATGGAAGCAGCGCCCGAACTGCCCGCGCTATCGATCTATGTCACCAGCCTGATCGTCGTGCTGGGGGTATCGCTCGCCTATAACCAATGGCCCGTCTCGCCGATCAAGATGTGGCTGGCCCGGCTTGACCAGGCGGCCATATTCCTGTTCATCGCCGGAACCTACACGCCCTTCCTGGCGGTGCTGGGTGGCACCACGACCGGTGCGCTGATGACGACGTTCGTCTGGGGCGCCTCGCTGGTCGGGGTGGCGCTCAAGCTGATCGTGCCCGAGCATTTCGGCCGGCTGGCCATCGCGCTCTACCTGGCCATCGGCTGGAGCGGCATCCTGGTATTCCAGTCGCTGGCACAGACCCTGCCCCACTCCACCATGATGCTGGTGCTCGCCGGCGGCGTCACCTACTCGCTGGGGATCATTTTCCATCTGTGGGAAAAGCTGAAGTTCCAGAACGCGCTGTGGCACGTCTTCGTCGTGGCCGGCGCCAGCCTTCACCTCTGGGCGGTGATCGACTTCATGGTCATCCACCGGGTCTAG